A region from the Tachyglossus aculeatus isolate mTacAcu1 chromosome Y4, mTacAcu1.pri, whole genome shotgun sequence genome encodes:
- the MPIG6B gene encoding megakaryocyte and platelet inhibitory receptor G6b has product MEATVGLLWLLTLGEAWGSGPTGSAGWGRGEGPLLLANVREKIRLSCDGILRPLRWAWAPRFPNCGSRVSPGRRSVLGPAVAPSSRLPFLQRLRALPPGIRELELTVARGDSGTFYCIGEPRDTESRVRVTVREDLAACLPQRAPARPPPTASPVPPGQLYPPLAAGLVLGLAGLGLAWKLRRGGRGSEPWGVAELLRRGLYIRGIGERVKQGLVPGEAKTLPPAPEEPILERGDSDLDKLDHAPRWNPRRQSPDTPTIYAVVV; this is encoded by the exons ATGGAGGCGACTGTGGGGCTCCTCTGGCTGCTGACCCTTGGGGAAGCGTGGGGGAGCGGGCCAACCGGGTCCgcgggctggggaaggggcgaggggccGCTGCTGTTGGCCAACGTGAGGGAGAAGATTCGTCTGTCGTGCGACGGGATCCTCCGGCCCCTGCGCTGGGCCTGGGCCCCCCGCTTCCCCAACTGCGGGTCCAGGGTCAGCCCGGGCCGTCGCTCGGTCCTGGGCCCAGCCGTCGCCCCCTCCTCCAGGCTGCCCTTCCTCCAGCGCCTCCGGGCCCTGCCCCCGGGCATCCGGGAGCTGGAGTTGACCGTGGCCCGGGGGGACTCGGGGACCTTCTACTGCATCGGGGAGCCGCGGGACACCGAGAGCCGCGTCCGGGTCACCGTTAGGGAGGACCTGGCCGCCTGCCTGCCCCAAAGGGCCCCGGCCAGGCCTCCCCCCACGGcctcccccgtgccccccggACAGCTCTACCCGCCCCTGGCCGCCGGGCTGGTCCTCGGCCTCGCCGGGCTGGGCCTGGCCTGGAAGCTGCGACG GGGCGGGAGAGGCAGTGAGCCTTGGGGAGTGGCAGAGCTGTTAAGGAGAGGGCTTTACATCCGAGGAATCGGGGAGAGGGTCAAGCAGG GCTTGGTTCCAGGGGAGGCCAAGACACTGCCCCCGGCACCGGAGGAGCCCATCCTGGAGCGGGGGGATTCTGATTTGGACAAG TTGGATCACGCTCCCCGTTGGAACCCCCGCCGGCAGAGCCCTGACACCCCCACCATCTATGCTGTTGTTGTCTGA
- the DDAH2 gene encoding LOW QUALITY PROTEIN: N(G),N(G)-dimethylarginine dimethylaminohydrolase 2 (The sequence of the model RefSeq protein was modified relative to this genomic sequence to represent the inferred CDS: deleted 1 base in 1 codon), with product MGTPGEGLGRYSHALIRGVPAALGEEGAREGPVLDLAKAQREHGVLGGKLRQRLGLQLLELPPEEGLPLCPLLGDTAIIQGDTALLTRPWSPARRLEIDGVRKVLQDLGLRIMEVGDENATLDGTDVLFTGREFFVGLSKWTNHQGAEIVADTFRDFAVSTVPVSGSGHLRGLCGMGGPRTVVAGSSEAAQRAVRAMASLTDHPYASLTLPDDAAADCLFLRPGPAGAPPFLLHRGGGDLPNSQEALQKLPDVTLVPVSCTELEKAGAGLSSLCLVLSTRPHS from the exons atgggcaccCCCGGGGAGGGGCTGGGCCGCTACTCGCATGCCCTGATCCGCGGGGTCCCGGCggccctgggggaggagggcgcCAGGGAAGGGCCCGTCCTGGACCTGGCAAAGGCGCAGCGGGAGCACGGGGTgttgggggggaaactgaggcaacggtTGGGTCTGCAATTGCTGGAGTTGCCTCCGGAGGAGGGTCTGCCCCTGTGTCCCCTGCTGGGGGACACCGCCATCATCCAAGGGGACACGGCCCTGCTGACCCGGCCCTGGAGCCCGGCCCGCCGGCTGGAG ATCGACGGCGTCCGCAAAGTCCTTCAGGACCTGGGGCTTCGGATCATGGAGGTTGGAGATGAAAATGCCACGTTAGACGGGACTGATGTGCTGTTCaccg GCCGAGAGTTCTTTGTAGGACTTTCCAAGTGGACCAACCACCAAGGAGCGGAGATTGTGGCTGATACGTTcagg GACTTTGCCGTCTCCACAGTGCCAGTCTCTGGCTCTGGCCATCTGCGGGGGCTCTGCGGCATG GGGGGGCCCCGGACGGTCGTTGCGGGCAGCAGTGAAGCCGCCCAGAGAGCCGTGAGG GCCATGGCCTCACTGACGGATCACCCCTACGCTTCCCTGACCCTTCCCGACGATGCAGCTGCCGACTGCCTCTTCCTGCGGCCCGGCCCTGCCGGAGCCCCCCCCTTCCTGCTGCACCGTGGGGGTGGGGATCTGCCCAACAGCcaggag GCCCTGCAGAAGCTCCCAGATGTGACTCTGGTCCCCGTGTCCTGCACAGAGCTGGAGAAGGCCGGGGCGGGGCTCAGCTCCCTCTGCCTTGTCCTCAGCACCCGTCCCCACAGctaa
- the LY6G6C gene encoding lymphocyte antigen 6 complex locus protein G6c, whose product MNPLMLLALSALVFGVSADIRCNSCDKVPVIGCLHWKSCLLKSGQQCLTTNVYLGKMWLYSRLRCGTEEEPCVTAVNKTDRTLGLNYNTTCCNSDSCNSAAPPLRQPLPLAWLAAVGALGLWLFH is encoded by the exons ATGAATCCCCTGATGCTTCTCGCCCTATCTGCTCTGGTCTTCGGGGTCTCAG CTGACATCCGCTGTAACTCATGCGACAAAGTGCCCGTGATCGGCTGCCTGCATTGGAAATCTTGCCTCCTGAAAAGTGGTCAACAGTGCCTGACAACTAACGTGTACTTGG GTAAAATGTGGCTGTACTCCAGACTGCGCTgtgggacagaggaggagccgtGTGTGACGGCCGTCAACAAGACTGACCGCACCCTGGGCCTCAACTACAACACAACCTGTTGCAACTCAGATTCCTGCAACAGTGCGGCCCCTCCCCTGCgtcagcccctgcccctggcctggctaGCAGCCGTTGGGGCCTTGGGCTTGTGGCTATTCCACTGA